Below is a window of Hydrogenimonas sp. DNA.
AAACTGATAGCGGGCGTGGCAATGGGCCTAGTCTCAGAAAACGGTAAAAATGCGATACTCACCGATATCATGGGCCTGGAAGATCATGACGGAGATATGGATTTCAAAGTTGCCGGAAGCGAAGATGGAATAACAGCCCTTCAGATGGATATAAAACTGGGGGGGATCAGCCTGGATCTGCTGAAAGAGGCGCTGGAGCAGGCGAAAGAGGCAAGACTCCATATCCTCGGCATAATGAAAGAGGCCGCCGAAAAGATAGAGGTCAATGAAGAGGTGCTTCCGAGCAGTGAAGTCTTTCATGTGGAGCCGCACAAGATCGTAGACATAATAGGGCAGGCCGGAAAGACCATAAAAGAGATAATAGAGAAGTTCGAAGTGAGTGTAGACCTCGACCGAAAAGAGGGTGAAGTAAGGGTGGCAGGCCCGAGCAAAGCAAAGGTAAAGGCTGCCTGCGACCATATAAAAACACTTACCGAAGGGGGCGCTGCCAAAAAAGAGATACCGCAGTTCGAAATCGACAAGCCGCTGAAAGGAAAAGTGAAAAAACTGGTGGATTTCGGTGCTTTCGTAGAGCTGCCGGGAGGAGTAGACGGACTGCTTCATATCTCAAAAATCTCAAAAAGAAGAATCTCCCACCCGAGCGACGTACTGCACGAAGGGCAGGAGATAGAGGTGGTAGTCAAGTCACAGCAGGGACATAAGATTTCGCTGGAGCCGGCGAAGCCCCTCGATTAATCGAAGTTTTACGTTTATGCAGATATAATTCGCCTGCAAAGTGATAAGTAGGGATACGCAAGCCGAACGGACTTTGCAGCGCAACCGGGCGTAAATCCGGAAAATTCAAGGAGTTTTCAATGAAAAAGTTTTTTCTTCTTATGGCTGCATTTGCAGGTTTTGCATTTGCGGGCGAAGGTGAGTCCATGATTCAGGCGTACAGCGTCGTAGCTGCAGGTGTCGGTCTCGGTCTCGCGGCACTCGGCGGTGCCATCGGTATGGGTAACACTGCGGCCGCTACCATTGCCGGTACGGCAAGAAATCCCGGTCTCGGCGGCAAGCTGATGACTACGATGTTTATCGCTCTCGCGATGATCGAAGCCCAGGTTATCTATACACTGGTTATCGCTCTTATCGCCCTTTATGCAAACCCGTTCCTCGGATAATCTGCATAAAGTTTAACTATACGGTCGGAAGCACTTGCTTCCGACCGTTTTTTTTGCTATAATTTCGGCCTCTTAACGAATACAAGTGCGACGGTGGTGGAATCGGTAGACACGCTGTCTTGAGGGGGCAGTGGGCTTTGCCCGTGCGAGTTCAAGTCTCGCTCGTCGCACCATAACTTCTTTTTCGTTTATTCATACTTACTCTACATGCAGAATTATTTAACTAATCTCTATACGGTAGTCATCTCTTTATTATCTCCTATATTCTTTATTTATCTAAACTGTTGACCTTACGCAAAATTTGTCAGCTCCGGGATTTGAGCGGAAATATCGTTCAAAAAAACCGCGCATACCAGTCAGGGCGCCGAAGGCGTCAGAGGTTTTCAGGGTATCTCTAGAGGTGCCCTATAGATTTTTTGCAGCGTCCCACAGGGCAAATCCGGCTCGGCGTGCAGATTTTACGCAAGGTCGGTCAACTCCCTGGCTTTTGTGAACTCTATTCTCTTATGATATTGATTTAATTAAAAATAGTGTAAAATCACTTTGCCATTAAAGTTGATATAGTGTAACCGGTAAAATCCAGCTTGGAAGCGGAGGAAAGAAATGAAGATTTCGTCTATACTGCCTATCTGCGCAGGGCTCTTTTTCGCGGGGTGCTCGGCAAATAAAGAGTTTGTATATTTTAATCAGAACATGAATGAAAACAAGGTCGTAAAAGAGGTTTCCGACAGCGAATATGAAGCTGAAAAAAAGTTCGAGTGGAAGATAAGCCCGGGTGACCGGGTGGAGATTACGGTTTTCAACCAGACCGGATCCTCCGGCGGAGGGCAGCTCAATTCGCTTCTTGGTACTTCAGCACAGTCGACATTCATGAACCGTACCGGGACGGAGGGTAAGCTTGTTCCGCCTGACGGTAAGATTCGGCTCCCACTGATAGGAAAGATCAAGATTACCGGCTTTACAGAAATCGAAGCCGCGGAGAGACTTACACAAGAGTATAAGAAGTATCTGCGCAACCCATATGTTGAGGTGAAGATCCAGAATCAGAAGCTGATTGTTCTCGGGGAGATAAACTCTCCAGGTGTTGTTCCTGTGACAAACGGTACTATGACACTTTTTGAAGCATTGGCCGCAACCGGTGATTTGACCGATGATGCGATGCGTACCAACATACTGATCTTGCGTGGCGATTTGAGACACCCGCAGGTAAGACAGGTGGATATTACCGATATGTCCAAGCTGAGACTCTCCAGTCTTATACTGCGCCCCAACGATATTGTCTATGTGCAGCCGAGATATATGAAAGCCATAAACAAAGAGTTTATAGAAAAAGGGCAGTTTTTCAGGTTCCTCAATACTATTATGTCGCCGTTCCTTACATATAGGGCTATCGACCAGAGCTACAACATCGGCATAACATCTTCAACAGGGAACTGACATTGGGTATTGAATCTACTTCACCGAAAGCTATGAGTGACGAAATAGATATAAAAGAGATAGTACAGACACTCTCTCGTTACAAGTGGTCGATCATTTTCGTCACCATTATATTTCTGGGTGGGGCAGCGGTCTATGCGTATTTCTCTCCCAATATATACAGAGCGACTACGACGATGAAGATTTCGTCGGAGACAGCCAGGAGTATTGCCGGTTCCGACTTTATGAGTGCTGCCCTCGGGGGAGAAAAATTGGTATTTGAAGATGAGTTTACCTTGATGAAGTCCCGTTTCCTGGCGAAAAAAGCTCTTGAAGACCTTGATATAGGTACAAGGTATTTTATAGAAAAGAGCTACAGGAAAACAGAGCTCTACAAAGATTCCCCCTTTATTGTCTCGACTGAGTCTATGGAGCCGGACTTCTACGGAAAAGAGATAAAGCTGGAGCCGGTGAGCGAGGAGAGTTTCCGCATCTACTTCAAACCGTCTTGGAAAGAGAGTCTAAAATACAAAATCTACAGCTATCTCAAACTACCGACGCAGAGGCCTCTAGAGTATGACGAGATTCACAGATACGGCGAAAAGATAAGCACTCCGTGGTTTGTTCTGACCGTTCAGAAGGTATTCGATCTGGATAAAGGTGAATATTCGTTCAGTGTCGTACCCAACGACTCAATGTCATGGTTTATTAGGGGTGGAATAGATGCCGCACCTCTCTCCAACTTCGGTTCAATAGTATCAGTATCTTTTTATGATACCGTACCGCTTCGTGCAAAGGAGATAGTAGATGCCATTGTAAAGGCTTACAACGCCGAGAAGATCAGGCTGAAGAGCGAAAGCGCGAACAAAACCCTCAACTTCATAGACAGTCAGCTTAAAGCCATACATGAGACGCTGCAGAAATCAGCCACCAAGCTGCAGAGCTTCAAGGCTACGCATGTTATTATGAATGTCGAGGCGAAAGCGACTGCTACAGCGGCAAAACTGAGTGAACTGGAAGCAAAGCTTTACGAGATAAACACCCGCATAAGTATTCTGGAGAATCTTTTGAGCTATGTGGAGTCCGACAAAGATATAAACGGCATAGATATGAGCTCCGCCCAGATCGTGGGACCGGTCATAAGCGGACTGATACAGAAACTGCAGACGGCCGTCTCCATGCGAAACACGCTGTTGATTGACTATACGGAGCTTCATCCGGATGTCGTGAAGATTACCGAACAGATAAGCCATCTGAAATCTATGCTGAAAGAGTCGATCAAGAGTTCTCTAAACGGATTCAAGGCGAGAAAAAGCGAACTTCTCAGGAGAATCAGGGAGTACAAAAAGGCGCTTCACTCTCTTCCCCGGGAGGAGCAGCAGCTCACGCAGTTGACAAGAGACTTTATGGTCAACGAGAAGATCTACTCGTTCCTGCTTCAAAAGAGGGCTGAAACCGCGATTGTGGAAGCTTCGAAGGTTTCTGAAGTACAGGTACTCGATCCGGCGCTTGTTCCAGGTTCTCCTATAGAACCGAACAGAAACAGGATTTTGGCGATAGGCCTGCTGCTGGGGCTGGTTTTTGGAGTTCTGCAGGCGTTTATCAGGAAAATGATGGATAATACCGTCAAATCCGTTGAAGATCTGGAGAAACTTACCGATCTTCCGGTTTACGGTGTTATTCCGTTCCGAAGTTCCAGGAAGATGAAATCGGCCTATCTTGAGTCCCTCAGGGTCATAAGAACGAACCTGGAGTTTTTGGCAACCGGCGGCAGATCGAAGCTGGTTACAATCACCTCCTCGATACCGCAGGAGGGTAAAAGTACTACAACTGCGGAGCTTGCAAAAATTATCGCGAAGAGTGAAAAAAAGGTTATTGTTTTGGACCTTGATATGCGCCGTTCCAAACTGCATGAGCTCTTCAAGCTTCCAAACAAAGAGGGTGTAAGTACCCTTCTGGCAGGAAAGGTCACCCTGAGAGAGGTGATTCAGCATACACGCGATGACGGTCTTCATGTAATAACAGGCGGTCCTACGCCTCCGAATCCTTCCGAACTTCTTATGTCGGATTCATTCAAGCGGATCATAAAAACTTTGCTTGGTGAGTATGATTATGTTCTTCTCGATTCCCCCCCGATAGGTCTGGTGACGGATGCAATGACGGCCATGAGAATGTCCGATATCAATCTTATTCTGATAAGGGCGGAGTATTCCAAAAAAGATTTCCTGAAGCGCATAAACCACTTCGTAAAAGAGCATGATCTGAAGGCTGGAATAGTCCTGAATGCCGTCAAAGCCTCTTCAAAAACGGCCGCATACGGCTTCGGATACGGCTACAACTACGGCTACAAGAACAACTACTACACATAAAAAGCCCGCGTCTCCGTAGGTCGGCTTTAAACCCATATCTTTATTTCGAGATTTGGGTTCAAAGCAGAGTGTTGTTTAAAACGGTGTTCTTTTCGAAAATCTGCTGAAGTGTCTGAGAGGCGAGAACTTTTTTCAGTGTCTCTATCTGGGAGAACTTGTGTACATCGCTTCCTAGAAAGTCTACCATTCCCCGGTCGGCCAGCTCCATAGCGATTTTTTGTACATTTTTCGAGTACTGTCCGGCGAGTGAATTGAGATTTAGCTGAAATAAGACACCAAGCTCTTTCAGCTCCTCATACTCTTCGAAATCCTCATGCATAAATATATATCTCTCCGGATGGGCCAATACCGGTCTGTAACCTGCCGACTCGATGTCGAATACTATTTCACGCAGATCTTTCGGGGCCCTGGTGTATGACATTTCGAAAAGAAGGTAGTTGTCACCGAAAGTCAATATATCTTTTTTCTGCAGCAGCTTTGCAAAATTCTCGTCCAGGTAATACTC
It encodes the following:
- a CDS encoding ATP synthase F0 sector subunit c; its protein translation is MKKFFLLMAAFAGFAFAGEGESMIQAYSVVAAGVGLGLAALGGAIGMGNTAAATIAGTARNPGLGGKLMTTMFIALAMIEAQVIYTLVIALIALYANPFLG
- a CDS encoding polysaccharide export outer membrane protein, with the translated sequence MNENKVVKEVSDSEYEAEKKFEWKISPGDRVEITVFNQTGSSGGGQLNSLLGTSAQSTFMNRTGTEGKLVPPDGKIRLPLIGKIKITGFTEIEAAERLTQEYKKYLRNPYVEVKIQNQKLIVLGEINSPGVVPVTNGTMTLFEALAATGDLTDDAMRTNILILRGDLRHPQVRQVDITDMSKLRLSSLILRPNDIVYVQPRYMKAINKEFIEKGQFFRFLNTIMSPFLTYRAIDQSYNIGITSSTGN
- a CDS encoding tyrosine-protein kinase EpsD, encoding MGIESTSPKAMSDEIDIKEIVQTLSRYKWSIIFVTIIFLGGAAVYAYFSPNIYRATTTMKISSETARSIAGSDFMSAALGGEKLVFEDEFTLMKSRFLAKKALEDLDIGTRYFIEKSYRKTELYKDSPFIVSTESMEPDFYGKEIKLEPVSEESFRIYFKPSWKESLKYKIYSYLKLPTQRPLEYDEIHRYGEKISTPWFVLTVQKVFDLDKGEYSFSVVPNDSMSWFIRGGIDAAPLSNFGSIVSVSFYDTVPLRAKEIVDAIVKAYNAEKIRLKSESANKTLNFIDSQLKAIHETLQKSATKLQSFKATHVIMNVEAKATATAAKLSELEAKLYEINTRISILENLLSYVESDKDINGIDMSSAQIVGPVISGLIQKLQTAVSMRNTLLIDYTELHPDVVKITEQISHLKSMLKESIKSSLNGFKARKSELLRRIREYKKALHSLPREEQQLTQLTRDFMVNEKIYSFLLQKRAETAIVEASKVSEVQVLDPALVPGSPIEPNRNRILAIGLLLGLVFGVLQAFIRKMMDNTVKSVEDLEKLTDLPVYGVIPFRSSRKMKSAYLESLRVIRTNLEFLATGGRSKLVTITSSIPQEGKSTTTAELAKIIAKSEKKVIVLDLDMRRSKLHELFKLPNKEGVSTLLAGKVTLREVIQHTRDDGLHVITGGPTPPNPSELLMSDSFKRIIKTLLGEYDYVLLDSPPIGLVTDAMTAMRMSDINLILIRAEYSKKDFLKRINHFVKEHDLKAGIVLNAVKASSKTAAYGFGYGYNYGYKNNYYT
- a CDS encoding capsular polysaccharide synthesis enzyme Cap8C; this encodes MNFFKRLFSLSKQSEAQKLYVDIHSHLLPGIDDGSKTTYESVKMIKAYKSMGYKKLITTPHIMWHRYRNSPEIILEKLEYLKDALADHEVEIEIEAASEYYLDENFAKLLQKKDILTFGDNYLLFEMSYTRAPKDLREIVFDIESAGYRPVLAHPERYIFMHEDFEEYEELKELGVLFQLNLNSLAGQYSKNVQKIAMELADRGMVDFLGSDVHKFSQIETLKKVLASQTLQQIFEKNTVLNNTLL